One genomic segment of Blastopirellula marina includes these proteins:
- a CDS encoding winged helix-turn-helix domain-containing protein, with the protein MIPKTKNKRQVAPRKISYSNEIHGFPESDNFSTEELKSNPFAHEDLIESRSLAHEGRKGLVPSKNPWHESPQYRLLSPEEPNTGIWIPRWLGHGIGNANRTRILAWLLWWFDEESTRSRFADRGVERFPGYGRELCRARAKNANHDRCLGTTYTRLAQEVNLSKTTVKGQLQALAERGLIQISRNDSRQHDGDLLITMCGPQLADLYYQFSKDKIAKDEFEENGPHAQRLSRWENDVKDLCKARIKPGWFESNTRRRALNRDSQANFPTSKGTWVPDYLFLICDKKSAPAWVLSQVLWWFSDRVTRDAISLGPRACIKRHRHLWIAKSSRQLNQEIGLPESTVRTSLNYLIGERQLLTFDKWIYDRKRDRSQPMTHLRPNVPVLEQLLSNSDIHDELLDMEMTRLYPY; encoded by the coding sequence ATGATACCAAAAACCAAGAACAAGCGGCAAGTTGCACCTCGGAAAATCAGCTACTCAAACGAGATTCACGGCTTTCCTGAATCGGATAATTTCAGTACTGAAGAATTAAAGAGCAATCCATTCGCCCACGAAGACCTGATCGAAAGCAGGTCACTCGCCCATGAAGGCCGAAAAGGATTAGTACCGTCAAAGAATCCTTGGCATGAATCCCCGCAGTACCGCCTGCTTTCGCCGGAAGAGCCCAATACCGGTATCTGGATTCCTCGATGGCTGGGACACGGAATTGGCAATGCCAACCGCACTCGCATCCTAGCTTGGTTGCTCTGGTGGTTCGACGAAGAGTCGACGCGTTCTCGATTTGCTGATCGCGGAGTGGAACGATTTCCTGGATACGGACGTGAGCTTTGTCGTGCACGAGCAAAAAACGCCAACCACGACCGTTGCCTCGGCACAACTTACACACGACTCGCGCAGGAAGTGAATCTCAGCAAGACAACAGTAAAAGGGCAGTTGCAGGCTCTCGCAGAAAGAGGGCTTATTCAGATTTCACGAAACGACTCTCGCCAACACGACGGCGATCTCCTGATAACCATGTGCGGTCCCCAGCTTGCAGACCTCTACTACCAATTCAGTAAAGATAAGATCGCGAAGGATGAATTCGAGGAAAATGGGCCGCATGCCCAACGATTGTCCAGGTGGGAAAACGACGTAAAAGATTTGTGCAAGGCGAGAATTAAGCCTGGCTGGTTTGAAAGCAACACCCGACGACGTGCGTTAAATCGCGATTCCCAGGCAAATTTTCCAACATCAAAGGGAACGTGGGTCCCTGACTATCTCTTTCTCATTTGCGATAAAAAATCGGCCCCCGCGTGGGTATTGAGCCAAGTGCTTTGGTGGTTCAGCGATCGAGTCACCAGAGATGCCATTAGCCTAGGGCCACGAGCGTGCATTAAGCGACATCGCCATCTTTGGATCGCGAAATCTTCGCGTCAGCTTAACCAAGAAATCGGGCTACCGGAAAGCACGGTGCGAACGAGCCTAAACTATCTTATCGGCGAGCGTCAGCTTCTCACTTTCGACAAATGGATTTATGACCGTAAACGCGACCGGTCACAACCCATGACCCATTTGCGACCGAACGTACCAGTATTGGAACAACTGCTTTCCAATTCCGATATCCATGACGAGTTGCTAGACATGGAGATGACTCGATTGTATCCGTATTGA
- a CDS encoding DUF429 domain-containing protein produces the protein MTHYIGVDIAGASNTWFTSLTPTDDGLSIAVSPHIAALTEIITFVDDHDVVAACIDAQLTIAPSDNTGFRSADTELRSLLPNEFQNWVASINSLMAVPVRGRLLADSITASVATIIETHPRASLYFGTPEELQNSIANYKGGPNAAECTRRLWDDWSARYRIDGELVTITDGSLDSIICATVAYLCHTSPAQLYRLRHNAPARVGHGPFYVLSPAARPKQGM, from the coding sequence ATGACTCACTACATCGGCGTCGATATAGCTGGCGCGAGTAACACGTGGTTCACTTCGCTTACACCAACGGATGATGGCCTTTCAATTGCTGTTTCCCCGCACATCGCGGCGCTCACCGAGATCATCACCTTCGTTGACGATCATGATGTCGTTGCGGCTTGCATTGACGCTCAACTGACAATCGCACCGTCAGACAACACTGGTTTTCGATCGGCTGACACGGAATTGCGAAGCCTACTACCAAACGAATTCCAGAATTGGGTTGCGTCGATCAATTCACTTATGGCCGTCCCCGTTCGTGGCCGACTTCTTGCTGATTCGATAACCGCTAGCGTGGCGACCATTATCGAAACGCACCCGCGCGCGTCGCTTTACTTCGGCACACCCGAAGAACTCCAAAACTCAATCGCGAATTACAAAGGCGGGCCTAATGCAGCGGAATGTACTCGACGACTTTGGGACGACTGGTCAGCACGATACCGTATCGACGGTGAACTCGTAACGATCACAGACGGATCACTTGACTCAATCATCTGTGCAACGGTCGCATACTTGTGCCATACTAGTCCCGCTCAGCTGTACCGCTTGCGACACAACGCTCCGGCACGTGTTGGGCACGGTCCATTTTACGTTCTTTCCCCTGCCGCTCGTCCGAAGCAGGGCATGTAA
- a CDS encoding DUF5131 family protein has protein sequence MAKNTKIQWCDDTANPIMGCLGCELFPKPVKVTNAIDRKLQEAGYQWPSGKAYELLDVIIDMAWKALSEEQRDPEFGLLPGVTTSSIYHARDVVGQEIAKLLDEDAAKLVVETIERQLTCYAAILHLNRGRNLFSPERQMINGYAPMFESPTPFAGRLEKAACSKSLVCQERPGKPWLNDLPRLIFVSDMGDAFSRQDDFDFLREEVEWIASSKGRRHLWLWLTKRPQAMASFAKQLGGFPENVCAMTTVTSAKSLYRIDKLRQVDAGMRGLSVEPLWESIADKIDLSGIDWVIVGGESDRKRKSEPFALEWAIELRDRCREQGVAFFVKQLGSRPMQGGQPLKLKDSHGGDWSEWPEELRIRKMPKCFWDYRSTSAAWSQDAKHLAAIDSDWG, from the coding sequence ATGGCTAAAAATACGAAAATTCAATGGTGCGATGACACGGCAAATCCAATCATGGGATGCTTGGGATGCGAATTATTTCCAAAACCTGTAAAGGTTACGAACGCGATCGATCGCAAGTTGCAGGAAGCGGGATATCAATGGCCAAGTGGCAAAGCGTATGAGCTGCTCGACGTCATCATCGACATGGCATGGAAGGCATTGAGCGAAGAGCAACGAGATCCTGAGTTTGGGCTTCTGCCAGGGGTGACCACTTCCAGTATCTATCACGCACGCGACGTCGTTGGCCAAGAGATCGCCAAGTTGCTGGATGAAGACGCTGCAAAGCTCGTTGTCGAGACAATCGAACGGCAATTAACCTGCTATGCGGCAATCCTTCACCTGAATCGTGGTCGCAATCTGTTCTCGCCAGAACGTCAGATGATTAACGGCTACGCTCCGATGTTTGAGAGTCCGACACCGTTTGCTGGCCGACTGGAGAAGGCAGCTTGCTCGAAGTCTTTGGTCTGCCAAGAACGACCAGGCAAACCTTGGCTGAATGACTTGCCACGCTTGATCTTTGTGAGTGATATGGGAGATGCCTTTTCTCGCCAGGATGACTTCGACTTCTTAAGAGAAGAGGTAGAGTGGATCGCCAGTTCCAAAGGGCGTCGACACCTTTGGCTGTGGCTCACGAAGCGTCCTCAAGCGATGGCGAGCTTTGCGAAGCAGCTTGGTGGGTTTCCTGAAAATGTTTGTGCCATGACAACCGTGACGTCTGCCAAGTCGTTGTACCGTATCGACAAATTGCGACAGGTTGATGCCGGCATGCGAGGGTTGTCCGTAGAGCCACTCTGGGAGTCGATTGCGGATAAGATCGACCTATCAGGTATCGACTGGGTCATCGTGGGTGGCGAAAGCGACCGTAAGCGAAAGTCCGAGCCCTTTGCCCTGGAGTGGGCGATCGAGCTAAGAGATCGCTGTCGAGAGCAAGGCGTTGCCTTCTTCGTTAAGCAGCTCGGTAGCCGGCCAATGCAAGGTGGCCAGCCGCTGAAGCTGAAGGATTCGCATGGCGGTGACTGGAGTGAGTGGCCCGAAGAGCTGCGTATTCGCAAGATGCCGAAGTGCTTCTGGGATTACCGCTCGACTTCCGCTGCCTGGTCACAGGACGCTAAGCATCTCGCCGCCATCGACTCAGACTGGGGTTAG
- a CDS encoding helix-turn-helix domain-containing protein: MQSQSATTGLAKVTDAVRFLQISRTKLYDMMKSGELPFVLIGRNRRIPWAAIHYLAVHGTTESLTSEPKPSGNS, from the coding sequence ATGCAAAGTCAATCAGCAACGACAGGTCTAGCCAAAGTCACCGATGCGGTTCGCTTCCTACAGATTAGCCGCACGAAACTGTATGACATGATGAAGAGCGGTGAATTACCCTTCGTACTGATCGGACGCAACCGACGCATTCCCTGGGCGGCAATCCACTACTTGGCAGTACACGGGACGACAGAATCTTTGACTTCTGAGCCTAAACCAAGCGGCAACTCGTAA
- a CDS encoding PrsW family glutamic-type intramembrane protease — protein sequence MSDPSTFNESGERWWISIGGQSRGPFAVSELDDLLASKEIDTSTYACPVGATTWQRIGNLGLFVQQDSQWPAPPPPPDSIFAPKPGDDTSRLVNTVESPAGTGSLKDDEPQAVGQTKPSPASDAIQPKGSSTETLRDLFYTSEDRTRIWPLLLAALGPLLLCFLWPMAGAPPTGIWMLSIFGFGVGVALICYYGQLDEASIGLGAGSFLFTFFLALPILFTFQACANADLGEPKEFALHPTRFIPFLIQQIGYGYGAAFAPQQGEDIPVVYHLFAMFISVALCEEALKLVPVLFISKNIACSSKQLVFAGACSGIGFGATEALYYHNAIYTPETSSMTVYLLRFISLPVFHACWTTIAAAMYVQTREHLKMQVQGPMIVYAVALPVLAAIFPSMVLHTLYNVMLTHFQLASLISVVATVVVTYWIFQFDGDIDRLWRSFREHFDASGMDISNPNHSEDVTRE from the coding sequence ATGAGCGATCCAAGTACTTTTAACGAATCCGGCGAACGCTGGTGGATCTCTATCGGCGGTCAGTCACGAGGCCCTTTTGCTGTCTCGGAGCTTGACGACCTACTGGCCTCCAAGGAAATCGACACGTCGACCTATGCCTGCCCAGTGGGAGCAACGACCTGGCAGCGGATTGGCAATCTAGGGCTTTTCGTTCAGCAAGATTCCCAGTGGCCTGCACCGCCACCTCCTCCAGACTCTATCTTCGCTCCCAAGCCAGGTGACGACACTTCGAGGCTTGTGAATACCGTAGAAAGTCCCGCAGGAACAGGATCACTCAAGGATGACGAGCCACAGGCTGTTGGCCAAACGAAGCCGTCTCCGGCCTCGGATGCAATCCAGCCCAAAGGGTCTTCCACGGAAACTCTGCGAGACTTGTTTTACACGAGTGAAGATAGGACGCGGATCTGGCCGCTACTACTTGCTGCTTTGGGGCCGCTCCTGCTGTGCTTCTTGTGGCCGATGGCCGGAGCGCCTCCTACGGGGATATGGATGCTCAGCATCTTCGGGTTTGGTGTTGGCGTTGCTCTGATTTGTTACTACGGCCAGCTAGATGAAGCGTCGATTGGGCTTGGTGCCGGCTCCTTTCTGTTCACTTTCTTTCTGGCACTGCCAATCCTCTTTACATTCCAAGCATGTGCCAATGCTGACCTAGGAGAACCGAAGGAATTCGCTCTCCATCCTACCCGTTTCATCCCCTTTCTTATCCAGCAAATCGGATATGGCTACGGTGCAGCGTTCGCTCCCCAACAAGGGGAAGACATTCCCGTCGTCTACCACTTGTTTGCCATGTTCATCAGCGTGGCTCTTTGCGAAGAAGCTCTGAAGCTCGTGCCAGTACTTTTCATCAGCAAGAACATCGCTTGCTCCAGCAAACAGCTTGTTTTCGCGGGTGCATGCTCCGGAATCGGGTTTGGAGCCACAGAAGCACTCTACTACCACAACGCGATCTACACCCCTGAAACGTCCTCCATGACGGTCTATCTGCTTCGATTCATATCCCTGCCGGTATTCCACGCCTGTTGGACGACAATTGCTGCCGCCATGTACGTGCAGACACGTGAGCATTTGAAGATGCAGGTCCAAGGCCCGATGATCGTATATGCGGTGGCTCTACCCGTGCTTGCAGCGATCTTCCCTTCGATGGTGCTCCACACGCTCTACAACGTGATGCTGACCCATTTCCAGCTTGCTTCTTTGATATCCGTTGTAGCGACCGTCGTGGTCACCTACTGGATCTTCCAGTTCGATGGCGACATAGATCGCCTATGGCGATCGTTTCGCGAGCACTTTGACGCATCCGGCATGGATATCTCTAACCCTAATCATTCTGAGGATGTCACCCGTGAATAA
- a CDS encoding IS4 family transposase produces MSFSNDGRFRQQVRFLQQQFAQDGELPFTDVLSEATISQALEALEIVWLDRIYTPLVTLWVFLGQALSQDHSCRAAVARLIAHRVSRGQRRCSAETSAYCQARKRLPEELFATVARKTGQALDDHADQRWLWKDRRVLAYDGSTVSMPDTADNQQAYPQPPQQAEGLGFPLARIAVFFSLSCGAAIDLAICSYSGKGHSELGMLRKLWEVLRPGDIMLADRYMCSWYEIFQLQQRGIDTVTRLHHCRKADFRRGKRLGKGDHLVEWSRPHIRKIDNRTRKGLPDQLTIRETRVLIQQPGFRSRSIIVVTTLLDAEEVTASDLADLYRARWNAELDLRSLKQTLQMDILRCKTPELVRKEIWTHILAYNLVRTVMAQAASKKNIQPRTISFKGTVQTLEAFQPAMATQGQQGLHRSHIYDQLLEAIVTHRVGDRPDRFEPRQRKRRQKKYDRMMKSRNEVKREILERLG; encoded by the coding sequence ATGTCATTTTCTAACGACGGACGATTTCGTCAGCAAGTCCGGTTTCTGCAGCAACAGTTTGCGCAAGACGGCGAGCTGCCATTCACGGATGTGCTGTCTGAGGCAACGATATCGCAAGCTTTGGAAGCACTGGAAATTGTTTGGCTAGATCGGATCTACACGCCGCTGGTGACTCTTTGGGTTTTTCTCGGCCAGGCATTGAGTCAGGATCACTCCTGCCGGGCAGCCGTCGCCCGCCTGATTGCTCATCGTGTTTCACGCGGCCAACGTCGTTGCTCAGCAGAGACGAGTGCTTACTGCCAAGCCAGAAAACGACTGCCAGAAGAACTCTTCGCAACGGTCGCCCGCAAGACAGGGCAAGCGTTAGATGACCATGCCGATCAGCGTTGGCTTTGGAAAGACCGCCGCGTCCTGGCATACGATGGCTCGACCGTGTCGATGCCGGATACGGCTGACAATCAGCAAGCTTATCCACAACCTCCTCAACAGGCGGAAGGTCTTGGCTTTCCCCTGGCTCGTATCGCGGTCTTCTTCTCACTCTCCTGTGGAGCCGCAATCGACCTGGCCATCTGCAGCTATTCAGGTAAGGGGCACAGCGAATTGGGAATGCTTCGCAAATTGTGGGAGGTGCTGCGTCCAGGCGATATTATGCTTGCCGATCGCTATATGTGTTCGTGGTACGAAATCTTTCAACTCCAGCAGCGTGGGATCGACACGGTGACTCGCCTCCATCATTGTCGCAAGGCAGACTTCCGAAGAGGGAAACGTTTGGGCAAAGGAGACCATCTCGTCGAATGGTCGAGGCCGCATATCCGCAAGATTGACAATCGCACGCGTAAGGGACTTCCCGATCAACTCACGATTCGCGAAACCCGAGTGCTGATTCAGCAGCCGGGGTTCCGCAGCCGCAGCATCATCGTGGTTACTACGTTGCTGGATGCCGAAGAAGTGACTGCCAGCGACCTGGCTGATCTTTATCGTGCGCGTTGGAACGCCGAACTCGATCTGCGATCGTTGAAGCAAACGCTGCAGATGGACATCTTGCGATGCAAGACGCCTGAGTTGGTCCGGAAGGAAATCTGGACACACATTCTGGCCTACAACCTTGTTCGGACCGTCATGGCCCAGGCCGCTTCCAAGAAGAACATCCAGCCTCGCACTATCAGCTTCAAAGGAACCGTTCAAACCCTGGAAGCATTTCAACCGGCGATGGCTACGCAAGGCCAGCAAGGCTTGCACCGATCACATATCTACGACCAGCTGCTGGAAGCGATTGTCACCCATCGTGTCGGCGACCGCCCCGATCGCTTTGAACCCAGGCAGCGGAAACGAAGACAGAAGAAGTACGACCGCATGATGAAGTCCAGGAACGAGGTCAAACGTGAAATCCTGGAAAGACTTGGGTAG
- a CDS encoding DUF4339 domain-containing protein: protein MNNETSPWWLSNAGKADGPFTSDVLVERIRTRELSPDAYVCKAGTDAWQRLADCPEFAGEFADTPPPPPPPDSAIPSSARPTSKQDHAWNPFTIALLGILFTPIWSGILAAINANRLGIAQPLWRPLTVGIGSQLISLAADCGGLDMGFLWGEVIFTLVPLVLLWSFDLSPQYPEYERKGEENAEKWFVPLLAGSPLALMTIVYWGIVLFAPLEPAETVHRFINASSTSEARKYCTSNMHTILDGFDELDKITGNIPVDDNFEFELLDEYYGEYSDNESRVDYRMKTAPTEHDPASTMHGYFYLRWLEGRWQIDDWIITAHSQHPGGIEPVSFSTLLPEMLEEARREYPQGQTPSLGQRFNDGMEFLRRNWYLVMGGVMLIAAMLKSLGSRL, encoded by the coding sequence GTGAATAATGAAACCTCTCCCTGGTGGCTATCGAATGCCGGCAAAGCCGATGGTCCGTTTACTTCGGACGTCCTGGTAGAACGAATTCGCACCCGTGAATTGTCTCCGGATGCCTATGTGTGCAAAGCAGGAACTGATGCTTGGCAACGACTAGCAGATTGTCCGGAGTTCGCCGGGGAGTTCGCTGACACACCTCCTCCACCCCCGCCTCCAGATTCCGCTATACCATCGTCCGCACGACCGACCTCAAAGCAGGATCATGCCTGGAATCCATTTACGATCGCCCTGCTAGGGATCTTATTTACGCCCATTTGGTCTGGCATCCTGGCGGCGATCAATGCAAATCGCCTCGGAATCGCCCAGCCGCTTTGGAGACCATTGACGGTCGGTATCGGTTCTCAACTCATATCTCTGGCTGCCGACTGTGGTGGCCTCGACATGGGCTTTCTTTGGGGCGAGGTGATTTTTACGCTTGTTCCCCTGGTGCTTCTTTGGAGTTTCGACCTCTCGCCCCAGTACCCTGAATACGAACGGAAAGGGGAAGAGAACGCTGAGAAGTGGTTCGTCCCGCTACTGGCGGGAAGCCCCTTGGCCCTGATGACGATTGTTTACTGGGGAATTGTGCTGTTTGCGCCACTAGAGCCGGCCGAAACCGTACACCGATTCATAAACGCGTCGAGTACAAGTGAAGCACGAAAGTACTGCACATCGAACATGCACACCATTCTCGATGGATTTGACGAATTGGACAAAATCACGGGCAACATACCTGTGGACGACAATTTCGAGTTCGAGTTACTCGATGAATATTACGGCGAGTACAGCGACAATGAATCTCGCGTCGACTACCGGATGAAGACCGCGCCGACAGAGCATGATCCAGCTTCCACGATGCATGGGTACTTTTACCTTCGATGGCTGGAAGGACGCTGGCAGATCGACGACTGGATCATCACGGCCCACAGTCAACACCCTGGCGGGATCGAACCGGTATCGTTCTCAACTCTGCTTCCGGAAATGCTGGAAGAGGCCAGAAGAGAGTATCCTCAAGGGCAAACACCAAGCCTTGGCCAGCGATTCAATGACGGCATGGAGTTTCTGCGCCGAAACTGGTATCTCGTCATGGGAGGGGTGATGCTAATTGCTGCTATGCTCAAGTCGCTTGGGAGTCGTTTGTAA
- a CDS encoding tyrosine-type recombinase/integrase, whose product MPRKCILTWQPGSGDRPGRWRKKYKGRVIYCGHGNSKSDIESYKKAVSVWEAEKRRIDAEIASQPKANHQEYEDALRDWDRVLQWCQIHGDLANAALAREKISQLQQRLESDSPPPLVYGDQFWDSFDLPEKFLETIAAMVSYPGSATPPNPSSRSTVNPKELNGGRDIFTSSNESKREIWRDRLKVQAEIPEEPENTVQAHLDAYLNQEQLRVDAGRLSASRFTSKRNHLLRFRDWIGSRTPITSIDGRRIQDFHQHLLTQIAENSLAQDTAHDRLVDTKSFVRWLWQMDVLESLPRNLERGSNALVIGKKVSAPDAFSIREIKSFLKEATGRPRLYILLMLNCGMYQTDISKIRQDEVNWRAGTITRKRSKTKKHASVPVVCYKLWKETLQLLREYRERKGEQVLLNTDGSPLVVRGIKPNGKATTNDAIANSLKPVREKIKIHKPAKLFRKTSSSLIRSNSEFRGLEDLFLGLSPNSISDRHYAKAPTELLAEATAWLGKQYGVK is encoded by the coding sequence ATGCCTCGCAAGTGCATTCTCACATGGCAGCCCGGATCAGGCGATCGCCCTGGTCGTTGGCGGAAGAAGTATAAAGGCCGCGTTATCTATTGCGGCCATGGCAATTCCAAAAGCGACATCGAATCGTACAAGAAAGCCGTGAGCGTCTGGGAGGCCGAGAAGCGGCGAATCGACGCCGAGATCGCCTCCCAGCCCAAGGCGAACCACCAGGAGTACGAGGACGCCCTCCGCGACTGGGACCGCGTTCTTCAGTGGTGCCAGATCCATGGCGACCTCGCCAATGCCGCATTGGCTCGCGAGAAGATCAGCCAGCTCCAGCAGCGGCTGGAAAGCGACTCCCCTCCCCCACTCGTCTATGGCGACCAGTTCTGGGACAGCTTTGACCTACCTGAGAAGTTCCTGGAAACAATCGCCGCGATGGTTTCATATCCTGGCTCAGCGACGCCCCCTAACCCTTCCAGCCGCTCCACCGTCAACCCGAAGGAACTCAATGGCGGCCGAGACATTTTTACTTCCTCAAATGAATCGAAACGAGAGATCTGGCGTGATCGCCTGAAGGTCCAAGCCGAGATTCCGGAAGAGCCGGAGAATACCGTCCAAGCTCACCTGGACGCCTACCTAAATCAGGAGCAACTTCGCGTCGACGCGGGCCGACTTTCCGCCAGCCGATTCACCTCGAAGCGAAACCACCTCTTAAGGTTCCGCGACTGGATCGGCAGCCGCACGCCCATCACTTCGATTGACGGCCGTCGCATTCAAGACTTCCACCAGCACCTACTGACCCAGATCGCTGAAAACTCTTTGGCCCAAGACACGGCACACGACCGCCTGGTCGACACCAAAAGCTTCGTACGCTGGCTCTGGCAGATGGACGTCCTGGAAAGCCTACCCCGAAACCTGGAACGTGGCTCCAACGCCCTAGTAATTGGAAAGAAAGTTTCCGCCCCTGATGCCTTCTCGATCCGAGAGATCAAATCGTTCCTCAAAGAAGCGACGGGCCGGCCTCGGCTTTACATCCTGTTGATGCTGAATTGTGGGATGTATCAAACCGACATTTCCAAGATTCGCCAAGACGAAGTCAACTGGAGGGCAGGCACTATCACGCGGAAGCGAAGCAAAACAAAAAAGCACGCCAGCGTACCAGTGGTCTGCTACAAACTCTGGAAGGAAACGCTTCAGCTCTTGAGAGAGTACCGTGAAAGGAAAGGCGAACAAGTGCTGCTCAACACAGACGGCAGCCCACTCGTTGTTCGCGGAATCAAGCCCAATGGCAAAGCTACTACGAACGACGCGATCGCAAACTCCCTAAAACCCGTTCGCGAAAAGATCAAGATCCACAAGCCAGCCAAGTTGTTTCGCAAGACAAGTTCCAGTCTCATCAGAAGCAACTCCGAGTTCCGCGGCCTCGAAGACCTGTTCCTTGGCCTGAGCCCGAACAGCATATCCGATCGACATTACGCCAAAGCGCCCACGGAATTGCTGGCTGAAGCGACAGCCTGGCTGGGGAAGCAGTATGGAGTAAAGTGA